The Punica granatum isolate Tunisia-2019 chromosome 4, ASM765513v2, whole genome shotgun sequence genome has a window encoding:
- the LOC116204975 gene encoding telomerase reverse transcriptase isoform X4 gives MKLRMENTPSANVICNGYDKLDRTSATLELLASSAWCLLSERAGGPFMSYLLSNASIFLPMSGVKYCQVAGPPITRLRHKLYKPTSDCFFQHPSVIQSGVQKKRRVGNQSRFSSDGCSISKSGTEPEEHVDKNGDNQISVVATTIGRNIEEATNNGLQGNYNQIIAKDRKRRRPFSWQRRRKKRRLEVAEVATASSSVLCEDTLSLPAKHHCSSKFTLKKMPMFCSCCLQLQAIGKSYQGAQIQRKSVFYNLESSSSGFPKSHELNLLKPDFAGSVSLLCKIFDLYNVDSLAQSIKCFHKAAFCGNHSSCLYHSTVNLLKTLIRRSRSCQYSRLLEKHCAPPLSDKDTSAKVANISEGNGLKKKFLESTDLEDINSYCSKSQVVSFVWAVCRSIVPPELLGTPSNWRILRRNIYKFIELRRFEKFSLKQCLHKLKASTFTFSADPSSSWQYNCLMLQNEGAHNVEEHKRCTELREIMSNTRHKMLERWIYWFFSCLVVPLLRANFYVTESEHGKQEVYYYRKSTWKKLTNGAMGSLTGQMFSSLEDAAVRNIVAKRSYGFSKIRFRPKKNGLRMLVNLKSPSFMPVQWSSVCAQSGESVKTRRLHRTLHKFKRSKSVNYFLHDTYAVLKSLKQREPERLGSTVSDYNDVYRKLCPFLLGLKNGGSLIPPVYVVVSDVVKAFDSVDQDRLLSIMKDVITGRVYTLAESCEMNCSRKSLWVRDKFFSADIDAIAKSFHGVIINQVVLAYLPLLYHAQNLGLQIGSKSVKRQEILFNLNEHIKHNILLFHKKFYLQRIGIPQGSVLSPLLCSFYFGYLEQNVILPFLEKAPEPVVDDSSTTKSCPGTLNALHLEDESACSSRFLLLRFTDDFLFLSTSREQAASLLSRLRRGFREFNCQMNEKKFSVNFDDGYTPRTQSNRADISVDGIQFVHWGGLLLNSCTLEIQADYSRYLNNHLQSTLTVCWQGKPASRIRARLCDFLRPKCHAIFFDSNINSAAVVRLNVYQVFVLCAMKFHCYVRDLSYICKFTPRFYFNIIRSSFRYMTKLIHRRMRTRYLPNIRPVLELKKGEVEWLGLVAYVRVLKRKQSLHKQLLASLRSRLLKHRISGSISPELSYAVDSRHSSVIWKVQY, from the exons ATGAAGCTGCGTATGGAGAATACGCCTTCGGCAAATGTGATATGCAATGGTTATGATAAG CTTGACCGGACAAGTGCTACTTTAGAACTTTTAGCAAGTTCAGCCTGGTGCCTTCTTTCAGAAAGG GCCGGTGGCCCCTTCATGAGTTATCTCCTTAGCAATGCATCAATATTTCTGCCAATGTCTGGTGTGAAATATTGTCAGGTGGCTGGACCTCCTATAACCAGATTGAGGCATAAACTGTACAAGCCTACATCAGACTGTTTTTTTCAACATCCTTCAGTCATCCAATCTG GAGTtcaaaagaagagaagagttGGAAATCAATCAAGATTTTCTAGTGATGGTTGCTCTATTAGTAAAAGTGGCACCGAGCCAGAAGAGCATGTTGATAAGAATGGGGATAACCAGATCAGTGTTGTCGCAACAACAATTGGAAGAAATATTGAAGAAGCTACTAATAATGGATTGCAAGGAAACTATAATCAGATCATAGCCAAGGATAGAAAGCGTAGGAGACCATTTAGCTGGCAGCGGCgcagaaagaaaagaagactGGAAGTTGCAGAAGTTGCTACTGCCTCTTCCAGCGTATTGTGTGAGGACACACTTAGTTTGCCTGCAAAGCATCATTGCAGCTCAAAATTCACATTAAAGAAG ATGCCAATGTTTTGCTCATGCTGTTTGCAATTACAAGCTATCGGAAAATCCTATCAAGGGGCTCAAATTCAGAGAAAAAGTGTTTTCTATAATTTGGAGAGTTCTTCCTCTGGTTTCCCGAAAAGCC ATGAACTAAATCTCTTGAAGCCAGATTTTGCTGGTTCAGTGTCTCTTCTTTgcaaaatttttgacttgtaTAATGTAGATTCTCTTGCCCAATCAATCAAATGCTTCCACAAGGCTGCTTTTTGTGGCAATCACTCATCATGCCT GTATCATTCAACGGTCAACTTGCTCAAGACTCTTATTCGTAGGAGTAGGTCCTGCCAATACTCGAGGTTACTGGAAAAGCATTGTGCTCCTCCATTATCAGATAAAGATACCTCTGCCAAAGTGGCCAACATATCAGAG GGTAATGGGCTCAAGAAAAAGTTTCTGGAATCCACAGACTTAGAGGATATCAACTCATACTGCTCAAAAAGTCAAGTAGTGTCATTCGTATGGGCTGTTTGCAGGAGTATAGTTCCTCCGGAACTGCTGGGAACTCCATCTAATTGGAGAATTTTAAGGAGAAACATATACAAGTTTATTGAACTCCGGAGATTTGAGAAATTTTCACTAAAGCAGTGTTTGCATAAGTTAAAAGCTTCAACATTTACATTTTCAGCAGACCCGTCCTCCTCATGGCAGTACAATTGTCTGATGCTTCAGAATGAAGGGGCCCACAATGTAGAAGAacataaaaggtgcactgagCTGAGAGAAATAATGTCAAATACAAGGCATAAAATGTTGGAAAGATGGATTTATTGGTTCTTTTCATGTCTCGTTGTGCCGCTTCTACGAGCCAACTTTTATGTCACTGAAAGTGAACATGGGAAACAAGAGGTATACTATTATCGCAAATCAACATGGAAGAAGCTGACAAATGGAGCTATGGGTAGCTTAACAGGCCAGATGTTTAGTAGTTTAGAGGATGCAGCTGTTCGAAACATTGTGGCTAAAAGATCTTATGGGTTCTCAAAGATCAGATTCCGACCAAAGAAAAATGGGCTAAGGATGTTGGTCAATCTCAAATCTCCGTCATTTATGCCAGTGCAGTGGTCCTCTGTCTGTGCTCAATCTGGTGAAAGTGTGAAGACCAGGAGACTGCATCGAACGTTACACAAGTTTAAGCGTTCCAAATCTGTGAATTATTTTCTCCATGATACCTATGCTGTTCTGAAAAGTCTAAAACAAAGGGAACCAGAGAGGTTGGGCTCCACAGTGTCTGATTACAATGATGTTTATAGAAAGCTTTGTCCTTTCCTCCTTGGTTTGAAGAATGGAGGATCTCTCATTCCTCCAGTATATGTTGTTGTTTCTGATGTGGTAAAAGCTTTCGATTCTGTGGACCAGGATAGGCTTCTAAGCATAATGAAAGACGTGATTACAGGACGTGTGTATACTCTGGCAGAATCATGTGAAATGAATTGCAGTAGGAAATCCTTGTGGGTTCGCGACAAGTTCTTTTCCGCTGATATAGATGCCATAGCCAAGTCTTTTCATGGGGTCATCATCAACCAG GTAGTCCTGGCCTACTTGCCGTTGCTTTATCATGCACAAAATCTCGGCCTGCAG ATCGGATCCAAGTCCGTAAAAAGGCAAGAGATCTTGTTTAATCTGAATGAGCATATCAAACATAATATCTTGCTGTTTCATAAAAAGTTCTACTTGCAACGGATTGGTATCCCTCAAGGAAGCGTTCTGTCTCCTCTTCTTTGCTCATTCTACTTCGGGTATCTTGAGCAAAATGTGATCCTTCCATTCCTGGAGAAAGCTCCTGAACCTGTGGTTGATGATTCATCTACCACAAAGAGCTGCCCTGGAACTCTTAATGCTcttcacttggaggatgaatCTGCATGTTCTTCTCGCTTTCTGCTGCTTAGATTTACTGATGACTTCCTTTTCCTATCAACATCAAGAGAGCAGGCAGCCAGTCTTTTATCAAGGCTAAGGAGAGGCTTTCGTGAATTTAACTGCCAAATGAACGAGAAGAAATTCTCGGTAAATTTTGATGATGGATATACGCCAAGGACCCAGTCAAACAGGGCTGATATTAGCGTGGATGGTATTCAATTTGTTCATTGGGGTGGACTGCTGTTAAATTCTTGTACTCTTGAGATTCAGGCAGATTACTCAAG GTACTTGAATAACCATTTGCAGTCCACGCTCACAGTCTGTTGGCAGGGAAAACCTGCATCTCGTATCAGGGCAAGGTTGTGTGACTTCCTTAGGCCCAAGTGCCATGCGATATTCTTTGATTCAAATATAAATTCAGCAGCTGTTGTCCGATTAAACGTCTATCAAGTGTTCGTGCTATGTGCTATGAAGTTTCACTGCTATGTTCGCGACTTGTCCTACATTTGCAAGTTTACTCCGAGATTCTATTTTAACATAATCAGAAGTTCCTTCAG ATATATGACAAAGTTGATACACAGGAGAATGCGCACTCGATATCTTCCCAATATCCGCCCAGTTCTTGAGTTGAAGAAAGGAGAAGTTGAGTGGCTCGGTTTGGTTGCTTATGTAAGAGTGCTGAAAAGAAAGCAGTCGTTGCATAAGCAGTTGCTCGCATCACTCAGGTCTCGGCTGTTAAAACACAGGATCTCGGGGAGTATTTCACCTGAATTGAGCTATGCGGTCGATAGTCGCCATTCTTCTGTGATCTGGAAGGTGCAATATTGA